The Thermanaeromonas sp. C210 genome segment GCCATCAATTCGGCCGTCTTGAGGGCGGTTCCCGAAGGGGCATCCCGTTTTTCTTCATGGTGCATTTCGATAATCTCCGCCTGGGGGAAATAGCGGACGGCCAGTTGGGCAAAATGCATCATTAACACGGCCCCTAAAGCGAAGTTGGGTGCCACTACTGCGCCCAGCCCTTTTTCTTCGCAGAGGATATGTAGCTCCTCTAAATCCTCCCTGGATATTCCCGTGGTCCCGATCACCGGTCGCACCCCGTGTTCCACAGCCACGCGGGCATTATGCAGGGCGGCCTCGGCCACCGTAAAATCTACCAGTACCTGGGGCCGGGTCACCTCCAGGGTGGCCGCCAGGTCAGAAGTTATGGAAACTCCAGCCGGTGTACAGCCGCTTAAGGTGCCGATATCAGTGCCT includes the following:
- the dapB gene encoding 4-hydroxy-tetrahydrodipicolinate reductase — translated: MGDKIRVVITGAAGKMGREMVRGLLASPRIEVVGAVDVVKTGTDIGTLSGCTPAGVSITSDLAATLEVTRPQVLVDFTVAEAALHNARVAVEHGVRPVIGTTGISREDLEELHILCEEKGLGAVVAPNFALGAVLMMHFAQLAVRYFPQAEIIEMHHEEKRDAPSGTALKTAELMAEAQGQEGVTGRRFPERLKGVRGGTYKGFHVHSLRLPGAVAHQEVIFGGCGQLLTIRHDTISREAFLPGLLLAIEKVLHLRGVVFGLEKLLDL